In Rhizobium sp. BG4, the genomic stretch GCGCAGTCCACGATTGCCGAAAAGCGCGGTGCCACCGTCATCCGCGACTATGTGACGGCGATCCGCGACGAGGGCGGGATCGTTGCGGTCGAGACATCGGGCGGCAGGACCGTCACGGCGGAAAAGGTGCTGCTGGCTGCCGGCGGTTTCTCCATCAGCGCGAATCTCTTGGCCGAATCTGTTGACATGTCGGTTTATGGGCGGACGGTGGTGATGTTCGAGGTCAGCGAGGAGCAGGGTGCGGCCTTTGCCAACATGCCGTCGCTCATTCTCGAAACCCGCGATATCGACATCTACCTGCTGCCGCCGATCCGTTATCCTGACGGAAAGCTCTATCTGAAGATCGGTGGCGACCCTGATGATTACCAGCTGAAAACCGATGCTGAGCTCCGGGCCTGGTTCCGCACCGATGGCCGGCCGCGGGCGCGCGATCACCTGATGCTGATCACCCGGCGTCTGGTTCCGGATCTCAAGCCACTCTCGGTTTCGTCGGCATCCTGCGTGGTGTCGAAGACTGCCAGCAAGCATCCGATGATCGGCTTCACCGCGTCGCCCGGTATCGCCGTGCTGACCGGCTGCGCCGGCACGTCGGCGAAGAGTTCAGACGAGATCGGGCGGCTCGGCGCCGAGCTGCTGATGACCGGCGAGATTGCGCCGCAGGGCTATGCGACGGATTTCAAACCGGCTTTCCGGTAACCCGCGCCGATATTTGCTGTGGCAATTGCCGGCGGGCTCCGCTAAGGGAGCGCTGCCAGTTGGCCGGGCAGCCGCGCTTTACAATGCCGAAAGGTGGTAGGGTGAGGAAAGTCCGGGCTCCACGGAAACACGGTGCCGGATAACGTCCGGCGAGGGCGACCTCAGGGAAAGTGCCACAGAAAGCAAACCGCCTGCGTCCGCGCAGGTAAGGGTGAAAGGGTGGGGTAAGAGCCCACCGCGTTTGCGGCAACGTAAACGGCACGGTAAACCCCACCGGGAGCAAGACCGAATAGGGATGACGCGGTTGGCGCAAGCCTTCCGGCTGGTTTCCAGGCCAGTCATCCGGGTGGGTTGCGAGAGGCAGCGTGCAAACGCTGTCCCAGAGGAATGGCTGCCACGTTCCGGGTCAAACCGGAGCCATACAGAACCCGGCTTACAGGCCAACTGGCGATTTAACTTTCTTCTATCATCATGCCTTCGGCGCGGTGGCGGCAGCCGCCGCCGTCGCGGCCGGTTTATGCTGAGAAATCAGGCGCTCAGCCTATATTTGCGGTTTCTTACGGACGTTTTCTCGGGTGCCGGAAAATGCCGATCCTAACCCTTTGTTAAACTTAACAGCTTATAAATTTTCGGTACTGCGCTCATCGCGAGAGGGGCGTTTCCCATTGACGCCCATATGGTCCCATGGTATCCCATAAGAGCACTGCACAAGGGCAATCATCTGCCCATCAATCGC encodes the following:
- a CDS encoding FAD-dependent oxidoreductase — encoded protein: MAADFKYIVVGRGMMGAAAAKYLAMQADGVAVIGPDEPENRRAHQGVFASHYDEGRITRTVDPDRDWARLANRSIARYAEIAAESGIDFYTEAGCVVVAPAGSDYTRDTKNAADSLNVETRMLDGAALKQAFPYFALPQGCEGVFQREDAGYISPRRLVRAQSTIAEKRGATVIRDYVTAIRDEGGIVAVETSGGRTVTAEKVLLAAGGFSISANLLAESVDMSVYGRTVVMFEVSEEQGAAFANMPSLILETRDIDIYLLPPIRYPDGKLYLKIGGDPDDYQLKTDAELRAWFRTDGRPRARDHLMLITRRLVPDLKPLSVSSASCVVSKTASKHPMIGFTASPGIAVLTGCAGTSAKSSDEIGRLGAELLMTGEIAPQGYATDFKPAFR